From the genome of Ziziphus jujuba cultivar Dongzao chromosome 4, ASM3175591v1:
TCTGACCAAGTTGACTGTTATTAAAATGAGATTTTCatgactttttatattttattttgaggaTGTAGAAATTGAAATCGTTGTTGGGAAATTTACTACCATTGCCATTGGTAGAGTGAAAATGAATTGAGTGttagtattttcaaattttttatttatttggatgaCTTTAGAAGGGCttaaatttaccaaattttaaaataaaaaacttggaatttaactaattaaattcattatcttttttaaataattaatttttagaaaataatttatttttaaaaaatttataatgttaaaatataaaaaaatgttgttctaatatcatttttattagtattccatacaattaaattaaattcataataaaatttttatattaatataaataaacaacaaattcaaATAGTTTACATATTACTTTGAACCTcttatttaaaacttttttttaaaaataaatttaaaagaaccaaaattGAACCGGTTTCAGCCTATCCACAGCCTTATCATAAGGAtctcaataaatatataagccATTAATAAATAGCATAGTTTTGGGTAATCTTTGAATATCTTTACTATCAGTATTATAGTATCTGTTTGCTAaacttatttaccaaatatcgttaaaataaaaatctgaaaTTCTATTACCAGGCTGTACATACACATAACGTCAATAACATCATAGAATAGAGCccacataatattaaaatattgccaatacattatttattttccacccaaagctaaaaaaaagaaactaatcaGTGAAATTGGGAATAGTGGCGTGGGGCTCACAAGCCTTGGCTGAAGGAGTGGGTTCCACAGAGGGACTGGGGTCCACAGGTTTTCCAAGAAGTTCCAGAGGCAAGTCTCCCTTAATGCCCTGCAAGTAAAAAGTGTAGAAAAGCTTGAAGGGGAAAATGATCTGGTGCAGCTTCACCTGACCATACGCACCTTCAAAGATGCCGGAACCGCCAGTCACAGCCAGATACGTGTCCTCGTAAGTCAAATACGATCCTTGCACCGATATTTGACCGTAGTCTCCGAAGTAGAAGCTGTAGATCGCCTCGTACCGATCTCCTTTACGCTCCGGCTTGTTCTGGATCAGGATGCATATTCCCGCTGTTATTCCGATCCTTTTTTGCAGATCGCCGCTATATAACTGGTATACAAAACAGTTTATTTTCTCAggaaaatttcacaattttccCAGCAAAACCAGAGGCTTGATTAAATTAACAGAGAAAGACAGAATGAAAGCATACTTTGTTACTGAAAGGAACGAGATCGCCGAGAGAGTTGACGGGTTTCTGGCTCAATCGTAGTACCGCCGGGCTTCCTCGATCTCGCTCGTTGATCTCGTAAACATGCAGTTCTTGAACTTTGCCTAAATTGAAAACAcaaaaacatacatatatatatagatataaataaaaaatagatgcaGAGTCTACAGAGCAGAAGAAGAATGTAAGAAATACTAACTTGATCTTTCTGAGTCCGTTGAATAGGCTTGGCTTCTGCAACTGAAGACAGATCTTTTCGCGGCTGAGAAATTGCAGTGTGATTTTATGCTTGATTGAAGCTTGGGAGTTGAAGTCATAGATTGGTAGGCTAGCCTAATGGGTAGAAAATTGCTACTCAAAGAAACCGATGGTGATCCGATCGGGTGAGACAATTTGGCGGAGGAAGATATGGTTCTGAGAGCGGAGCTTGAGGAAGCCATTGTACAGTGATAACGATGAATGGTCGAATAAAGAATTAAAGGGCGTTTAGTCAGACGGAAAGTTGTATCCGATGGTGAGAAAGTGAAGTGGAATCATATGCTGCCTATATAGATGGTAGTGGTCTAGTCACGTGGGGTATTTCGTGTACGGATTTACAGTGTAAAAACATTAAAACTAGGTAGACGGTTCGTATGCCTCTTGTATGTTTGACCATTTTTTAAGCAACGTGGTTGGTAACTGGACGGTCTCCTAACCATAACCGCATACTAGTACGCACAGAAATTACAACCAATTCTTAAAACTATCAACACCCATAAATAAggttattttcccttttttttttctcttttttttttttcttaacacataattttttttttttttttaaatcttaccttattttgtatatattcttACTACAAGAAATTTAACAACAGGAATCATTAGCCATCGAATGAAAATTTAAGAAACGCAACATTAAGCGCTTTTAACATAGCCAAACACGTGGCCTATGTTGTATTCCACTAACAGGAAAAAACAAAGGcatcataaaaagaaaattaaaaagctttTGAGAAAGTGCCTAATTAATGTCACAGACTTCAGCGTCCCCATCATTACAATTCCACTAACTTTTTTCACCATTATGTGTGATGTGCCACCCGCTTCACTATAATTGATTAGTTACCATATTATTGATTAGTTACTATATTTAGCTAGTAAAATTGGAAATAACACCATTGGGCTCACAGGCCTTATGAGCTGGGTTAGGAACCACATCTGGGCTTGGTTACACCAGCTTTCCAAGAAGTTCTGGTGGCAAGTCTTTAATGCCCTCCAAGTAAAAGGTGTACAAAATCCAAATTGGGAAGACGATCTGCTACAGCTTAACCTATCCACGCACAACCAAGAAGATTCCTAACCCACCAGTCACAGCAAGATACGTGTTCTCGTAGGTTAAGTGCGAGAACTCTTTTTTGGCAATTAAATTCCGTACTCTTTCTTATGATAAGAATATGAGAATTCAGtattcaccaaaataataataataataataataataaatagagaaTACGAGAATTTGACTCATGAATTATGTGCTAGGATATGAATATGCATGACACTGTATATAAGTGTATATAGATTATTGGAAAAATGTATCATGCATGGAATAGGAAAAGTCATAGAATGAAATTGAAGTGTTTCTTATATCTATAACGAttaatttggaatttggatGGATATTTGTTTGGATTTATTGTCTTAATCAATTCTATTCACTAGAAACCGTGTCTCTTTATTTataatgcatgcatgcatgcatcaTTATCAATTCCAACATATTATGCAAGTGCACTCACAAACAATATTTAAgtagatatatctatatatatatatagatatatctacTTAAATAttgtttgtgtgtatatatataataatatctcTGTTACCAttgaaattttctaaacttccttgaattaatatttctt
Proteins encoded in this window:
- the LOC107416556 gene encoding allene oxide cyclase, chloroplastic, with product MASSSSALRTISSSAKLSHPIGSPSVSLSSNFLPIRLAYQSMTSTPKLQSSIKSHCNFSAAKRSVFSCRSQAYSTDSERSSKVQELHVYEINERDRGSPAVLRLSQKPVNSLGDLVPFSNKLYSGDLQKRIGITAGICILIQNKPERKGDRYEAIYSFYFGDYGQISVQGSYLTYEDTYLAVTGGSGIFEGAYGQVKLHQIIFPFKLFYTFYLQGIKGDLPLELLGKPVDPSPSVEPTPSAKACEPHATIPNFTD